Proteins encoded together in one Lathyrus oleraceus cultivar Zhongwan6 chromosome 5, CAAS_Psat_ZW6_1.0, whole genome shotgun sequence window:
- the LOC127086966 gene encoding probable NADH kinase has product MFSGEFDAARSTGHLCAATVENFEQVLDGILENRIAPSKLTRMKISVNALHLPTYALNDILVANPCPASISRFSFRKTNHFCH; this is encoded by the exons ATGTTCAGTGGTGAGTTTGATGCTGCCAGAAGCACTGGTCATCTCTGTGCTGCAACTGTTGAAAACTTTGAACAA GTTCTAGATGGTATACTCGAAAATCGAATAGCTCCTTCCAAGTTAACAAGGATGAAGATATCTGTAAATGCACTACACTTACCAACTTATGCTCTCAATGATATCTTAGTTGCAAATCCATGTCCTGCTTCAATCTCTAGATTCTCCTTCAG GAAAACCAACCATTTTTGCCACTAG